The genomic interval TTTATCTGTATTTATGTATGCATTAATACATGTATTCTGTTATATTTTTCCTTATTTAGGTCAGCCTAAAGAAATATTAAATGAAACCATGTATTTTTTGAAAATAATATCAATTTCTTTTATCCCTTGGATGATATTCGAAGTTTTTAGAAAATTTTCAGAAGGGTTATCTTTAGTCTTTCCTAGTTTCATTATAACTTGGATATCTGCCTTTATTAACATAACATTAAATTATATATTTCTTCACGGAATATGTGGTATTCCAAAATTAGGTATTGTTGGGGTAGCTTATGCTACTTTAATATCCCGCACTACTATGCTTATAGGTATTTTTATTTTATTATATAAATATAAAAAGGTACATAATTATTATAGTCAATTAAAATATTTTTTTATAAATAAAAAATATATTATAAAAATATTGAAAATAGGAGTTCCTTCTGGATTACATATGTTATTTGAAATGAGTGCTTTTGCCATTTCTTCTTTTATATCAGGAAGATGTGGAATTAAAGTTTTAGCTGCTCATCAAATAGTTATTAGTTTAGTATCTTCTACTTTTCTTCTTAGCACAGGTTTTTCTGTAGCTGCTACAATTAGAATAGGAAACCAATTTGCTCTAAAAAATTATTTAGAGTTAATAAGGATTGGGAGATCCATTTTTTTTATGGGGATTATTTTTATGTTAATTTGTAGTTTTTCCTTCTTTTTATTGCGAAGTTATATCCCTTATATATATATAAAAAATGATCTTGAAGTAATTCAAATTGCTGAAAAAATGATTGTTGTTGCTAGTTTTTTTCAATTATCTGATGGATTACAAGGAATGATCCTAGGGGCATTAAGAGGGATGCAAGACGTTCATATCCCCATGTGGATTAGTTTTTTTTCTTATTGTATCATTGCTATACCTACAGCATGGTTTTTATCTATTAAAATGGGAGGAATAGGAGTATGGATCGGATTAGGATTTGGATTAACTATATCAGCTATATTACTTTTTATAAGATATCAAATAATAACTAAAGAACTTATAAAAAAAAATGCAATAAACCTTTAATATTCAAATATAATATTTATTATAGTTCGTATTTAAATATCTATATTTGTTGTGCAACATATGAAAAAAATTTCAATTTTACCATTTTTGTTATAAAATATGAAAACATTTCAAGAATACAATTTTTTTAACGATAATATAATTAAAGCTATAGAAGATATAGGGTTTAAATATCCAACTCCGATACAAGAGAAAGTGATCCCTTTTTTATTA from Blattabacterium cuenoti carries:
- a CDS encoding MATE family efflux transporter — encoded protein: MIGFLGKKALASVSLANAVFFIMIIFGFGISTAISSLIASIDAKQEYKKGAIIFHHGLVINFFLSVFMYALIHVFCYIFPYLGQPKEILNETMYFLKIISISFIPWMIFEVFRKFSEGLSLVFPSFIITWISAFINITLNYIFLHGICGIPKLGIVGVAYATLISRTTMLIGIFILLYKYKKVHNYYSQLKYFFINKKYIIKILKIGVPSGLHMLFEMSAFAISSFISGRCGIKVLAAHQIVISLVSSTFLLSTGFSVAATIRIGNQFALKNYLELIRIGRSIFFMGIIFMLICSFSFFLLRSYIPYIYIKNDLEVIQIAEKMIVVASFFQLSDGLQGMILGALRGMQDVHIPMWISFFSYCIIAIPTAWFLSIKMGGIGVWIGLGFGLTISAILLFIRYQIITKELIKKNAINL